CGGGCGACTTAGACCAGTGGACCTCTTAGAGGAGGTAGACCAGTTAGACCAGTTGCTCTACCGTCTTACGGAGCACCAAACGAAAGCGCCCCGGAAGACCGCTTAGGACCGGTCCGCCGGGGCTTGCCGAAACAGCTAATGGGAGCTGAAACGACATGCGCGAGCTTATCGCCTACACATCCATCGGACTGGGGCTGCTGCTCACCCTCTGGTGCGCCCTCGGGCTCACCGCTCGCCGGCCCGGACGTCACAGCGCCGCCTACCAGGCACCCAAGAGCATGCCGACGCTCACCGGGCCCCACATGAGCCCGTGGCCCACCCCCACCCCCCCACCACGTCCAGGCCCGACTCCTCCCGCTCGACGGCGAAGAGACCAAGCTCGTCCGCCCCTACGCACCCGCCGAGGACACATTGGAGCTGTACGCGATCCGCGAGCGGCGCACGGCCGTCGTCCTCGCCACCCTCGGCATCGACTACGCGTACACATACGCAGGGGACCAGTTCGACGCCCTCATGCACGCCGCTTCGGCGGTGACCGCATGACCCGCGAATGGCTCTCAGCCCCGTCCACCCCCGCGCCGTCCGGCGCCGTGTGCTGCCGCTGCAAGCGCTGGACGTACGCCCCGATGGAAGTCGGGTACATCGAGCGCGCGAGCGGAGCCGGGGTGACCCTGTACGCCTGCCCCGCGCACGCCGCAGCCATGGCCCCCCGCCCGATGCCCGGAGAACTTGACCGGGGCGCGTAGCCCCTCGCAGACAGCAAAACGCCCCGTTCGGCCAAGTGCCGGGCGGGGCTTCTGTGTTGTATGTGGGGGTTTGCGCTAACCTACAGAAGCAGTACTCACGAGCACCCGGATTCCAGGGCGGGGTCTGCCACTGGATCTCGGTGAGGCCGAGGGCCGTCGCCTCCGACCGCACCGCCGCCATCAGCAGCGCCCCGAGACCGTGCCCGCGGGCCGCCTCCGTGAGGTACAGGCAGTCCATGTGGAGGTACTCGGCCGCGTCCCAGGTGGAGAGTTCGGGGGCGCAGGTCGCGTAGCCGGCGAGGGTCGTGTCGGGGAGTTCGGCGACCAGGCAGCGCAGCCGGGGGGCCTCGCTCGCGAAGACGAGGCGGTGGAGGCGGGCGGCCAGGCCGGGGGCGGGAGGCGCCGCCTTCTCGTACGCGGCGTGCTCGGCGGCCAGTTCGGCGACCCGCTCCAGGTCCTCAGGGCGGGCGGGGCGGACGCGGGCCGCACGGGCCTCCTGGGCGGGTTCGGTGTTCATGCCGTCATCATGCACGGCCCCGCCGTCCCGCCCGCGCGCAGCCATCTCCGGTACGGGGCCGCGCCCAGGGCGGCCTCCCGGTAGGCGGCGGCCAGCTCGGCGTACGGGCGGTCGAGCGGGACGCCCGGGGCGGCGTACAGCAGCAGGCGGACGGCCAGCGGGTCGCCGCGCAGGGGGCGGACGGCCATGTCCTCGCGCGGCCCCGAGGTGGGCTGGCAGGGGGCGACGGCCTCGCCGAGGGCGATGAGCGAGGCGGCGGTGTGGTAGTCGGCGTGCAGCAGGGGCGGGTCGAGGCCCGCCGCGCGCAGCACCCGGTGCAGGCCGTCCCATTCGCCGTCGACGGCCGGGTCGACCGCCCACCGGTCGCCGGCGAGGTCGGCGAGCTCCACCACCTCCCGGGCGGCCGCCGGATGGTCGTGGGCCATGGAGATGAACTGGGGCTCCCGTTCGACCAGGACGCGCCCCTTGAGGCCGGGCGGGACCCGCAGCGGGCAGCCCTCGACCTCGTGGACGAAGGCCAGGTCCAGCCGGCCGGCCGCGACCGTGCGCAGCAGGGCGTGGGCCGAGACGTCGACGCGCAGGGCGATGTCGTTGTCCGGCAGGCAGGTGCGGAGCCGGCGCAGCCAGCCGGGCAGGGCGCGGCTGGCGGTGGAGCCGACCCGGAGCGCGGGGCCGCCCGTGCGGGCCGCGGCGGCCCGGGTCTCGGTGATCAGCGCGGTCATGCCGTCGACGAGGGGGCGGGCCCGGCCGAGGACCGTGCGGCCCAGCGGGGTGGGGTGGCAGCCGGTGCGGGTGCGGGAGAAGAGCTCGGCGCCCAGGGCGTTCTCGATGCGGCGCAGCTGGGTGGTCAACGAGGGTTGGCTGACGCCCAGTTGGCGCGCGGCCTTGTGCAGACTCCCGGTGTCCGCGATGGCGCAGAGCGCCCGCAGGTGCCTGACCTCCAGCTCCATGGAGCCGAGGTTAGGGCGGGACCCGCGCGGGCACCAGACGGCGTATCTACCATCAACCACCCTCAATGGGAAGGGAGTTGGCAGATCGGTGATGTCTTCGTGTTATCGGGTGCTGACATCATCCCCACCCGCCCCGGCTCCCCCGACACTCTCCTCAACCCCACAGGAGGAGCCCCCCATGCGACACCCGAAGATCCTCACGTCCCTGCTGACCGCCGCTCTCGGTGCCGGCCTCACCCTCTCCCTCGGCGCCGCTCCCGCCACGGCGGTCGCGTCGCCCGCTCCGTACGCCGGCTACGCCGGGTCGAGCGCGGAGGCCAAGGCCAACCAGGCGTTCTTCGACGCCGTCATGAAGTCCGTGGCGAAGAAGCGGGCCGCCGCGCCTGGCGCCGCCGCCGTCACCGTGGTCTACAGCGCCGCCAACGCACCCAGCTTCCGCACCCAGATATCCCGTTCCGCGCAGATCTGGAACGGCTCCGTCGTCAACGTCCGGCTGGTGGAGGGGTCCAACCCCGACTTCACCTACTACGAGGGCAACGACTCGCGGGGCTCGTACGCGAGCACCGACGGGCACGGCAACGGCTACATCTTCCTCGACTACCGGCAGAACCAGCAGTACAACTCCACCCGCGTCACCGCCCACGAGACCGGGCACGTCCTCGGCCTCCCCGATCACTACAGCGGCCCGTGCAGCGAGCTGATGTCCGGCGGCGGGCCCGGCACGTCCTGCCAGAACGCCTACCCGAACGCCCAGGAGCGGTCCCGCGTCGACCAGCTGTGGCGCTACGGGCTCGCCTCGGCGTTCAAGACCCCCTGACGGACCGGGGCGAGGACGGGTGCCGAGGGCGGGCCTGGGCGCGGGTTCTTCGGTAGCGTGACCGCATGCCCGAAGAGCGGAGCACCACCCTGTACGAGGCCGTGGGCGGCGCCGAGGCGCTGCGCAGGCTCTCCGGCACCTTCTACGAGGCGGTCCTCGCGGACCCGCTCCTCGCGCCCGTCTTCGTCCGCTTCACCCCCGCCCACGTCGAGCACGTCGCCGTCTGGCTGGCCGAGGTGTTCTCGGGCCCCGAGGACTTCACGGCCCGCCACGGCGGTCATCACGCGCTGCTCACCGCCCACCTCGGCCTCGCCATCACCGAGGAGCAGCGGCTGCGCTGGATGGAGCTGATGACGGCGGCCGTGGCGAAGGAGCTCCCGGACGACGCGCTGCTGCGCCGCCGGGTCGTGGAGTACTTCGACTGGGGGACCCGTATCGCCAAGGACGTCTCCGCCTCGGCGCCGGGTACGGATCTGGGCGAGCCCGGACCGACCCCGCGCTGGGGCTGGGACGGTCTCGCCTGAGGGCGTGGCCGGAGGCGTGGCGGGGGCGGCTCGGTCAGACCGCCGTCCGGAGCAGTCTCCGGCCGAACTCGGTGCCGGGCGGCAGCTGCCTCCCGACCCGGGCGAGGGCCTCCTCGAAGTCGGTGCCGGCGATGCCGGATTCGAAGGCCGCGCCCCCGTAGTGCAGCGTGAGGCTCAGGTCGGCCCGCTCACCCAGCGTCAGCAGGCAGCTGAGCGTGGCCTGTTGGGTCGCGCCGTCCGCGACCACGGGGAGCGGGAGGTCCCACTCCAGTACGCATCCGCCGAGGGGCTGCCCGCCCTCGTCCGCGGCACGCAGCGCGGCGAAGCTCGCGCCCGTGTACTCGATTCCCCTGATCCGGGTGGCCACATGGCTCCCGTCGGCCGCGATCACGATCGCTTCCGCTCCGAGGCGGTCCCGGTACCAACCGGTCCAGACTTCTGTCGACTCCGATGACATGCGGCGGACTGTAGCGGTATGACCGGCTCCGGCGCGCGGCCGGTCACCCCGGGGCCGGACTTCTCCCGGTCTCGCCGTTCTCGCCGTTCTTGCCGGTCAGATGCGTGCTCGCGGCTTCCGCTCCGACCACCGGCCGCTCCTCCGGCACCTCGCCCCCCGGAGGCTCGTACCGCTCGCACCGGGGGTTCCGGCACGGCTCGACCTCCCACTCCGGCACCCAGGCCCCGAGGACCTTGTGCCGTTGCGCGTGCACATGGAGGGGCTCCCCGCAGGCCGGGCAGGAGCGCTCGGCCCGGGGGTCCCGTGTGGTGTGCGGCACCGTCCCGGCCATGGTTCCAGCCTAGGACGCCCCGCCCGTCACCGCTTCCTGGTGTACGTCCGCACGACGACCCCGTTGCCGAAGCTCCGCACGTCTTCGAGCGCGAAGTCACGGATGCCGAAGCCTGCGCCGAACATCGGCATTCCGGAGCCGTAGACCTGCGGGTACGACTTGATGACGAGCTCGTCGATCTCGTCGGCCAGCTGTCCGGCGACCTGGGCGCCGCCGCAGAGCCAGATGCCCAGCGGGCCGTCCTCGGCCTTGAGCTCGCGGACCCTGGCGACGAGGTCGCCGGCGACCAGCTCGACGTTCGGGTCCGGGGACTCGGCGAGCGAGCGGGTCGCGACGATCTCGCGCAGGTGGGCGTACGGGCTGACGACGCCGGCGTCCAGGGCGAGGCGGTACGAGCCGAGCCCCTGGATGACCGTGTCGAAGCGCTTGTTGGGCACGCCCGCGAGGCCGAAGCTCTCGCGGAACGCGGTGGGGATCGTCTCCGGGTACTCGGAGTTCATGAAAGCGGCGTACTCCTCGTCGATGAACTGGAACATGGACGAGGCGTCGCCGTGGGGGTCGCCGATGAAGCCGTCGAGGGTGCAGGCGACGTAGTACGAGAGCTTGCGCAAGCCGGGATCTCTTTCGTCAGGGAGCGTGACCGTGCTGACCACTGCGCCCATAGTGCTCTATCCGTAGTGGTTACGCAAGGCCCTTCTGCCACGCCCTTTCGCGCCCTCGTCGCCTCGCCTCTCCGCCCACCCCCCTTCCCGCGCCCCCTCGCGCCTCTCCCGTCAGCGGTTCCTGCGCGTCACGAACTCCGCGAGCGCCAGCAGGTCCCCCGCCGCCGCCAGGTCCGGCACCGCGCGGGAGAGCTGCTCCACCGCGCGGGCCATCCGCTCGGCCGCCTGGGCCTGCGCCCAGTCCCGGGCCCCGGCCCGCTCGATCGCGTCCGCCGCCGCCCGCACGGCCGCGGCGTCGAGGACCGGTCGCGCGTACAGCTCGGCCAGCTCCTCGCCCGCCGGGGTGCCGGAGACGAGCGCCGCCACGACCGGCAGCGACTTCTTGCGGGCCACGAGGTCGGCTCCGGCCGGCTTGCCGGTGCGCCCCGGGTCGCCCCAGATGCCGATGAGGTCGTCGATCAGCTGGAACGCGAGCCCGGCCTCCCGGCCGAACGCGTCCATCGCCGCGACCTCCTCCTCCCCCGCCCCCGCGTACAGCGCGCCCACCGCGCAGGCGCAGCCGAGCAGGGCGCCGGTCTTGGCGGTGGCCATCGCCACCACCTCGTCCAGGCCGACCTCCCGCGGCCCCCGCCGCTCGAAGGCGCAGTCCGCCTGCTGCCCCGCGCAGAGCTCGATGACGCAGGCGGCCAGCCGGGCCGCGGCGGCGGTCGAGGCCGGGTGGGGGTCCTCGGCCAGCAGCCGCAGCGCGAGCGCGGACATCGCGTCGCCCGCCATCAGCGCGTCGGGAATGCCGAACACCGTCCAGGCGGTGGCCCGGTGGCGGCGGGTCGGGTCCTCGTCGACGATGTCGTCGTGGAGGAGGGTGAAGTTGTGCGCCAGCTCCACCGCGGCGGCGGCCTTCACCGCGGGCGCCGGGTCCGCGCCGAAGGCGCGGGTGGCCGCGAGCACGAGGGCCGGGCGGATCGCCTTGCCCCCCGCCCCCTCGGCGGGCGTGCCGTCGGCGTGCTCCCAACCGAAGTGGTACATCGCGATCCGCCGTATCGACTCGGGCAAGGACTCGACGGTGCTGCGCAGTTGGGGGTCGACGACGCTTCGCGTCCGGTCCAGGAGCAGCACGGCCCCCTGCCCCCCGGTCGCGGCGTCGGCGCTGATCGTGGTCATGGTCTTCGCAGTCGCTTTCTTCGCGGTTCGTTCGGTTCGGACGGAGGAGCGGAGGAGTCGGGGCGGCGGCTCAGTGCCGCCGGCTGATCTCCACGTTCTCCAGGACGCCCAGGGCGTCGGGGACCAGGACCGCGGCCGAGTAGTAGGCGGTGACGAGGTAGGAGACGATCGCCTGCTCGTCGATCCCCATGAAGCGGGTCGAGAGGCCGGGCTCGATCTCGTCCGGGAGGCCGGCCTGGTGCAGTCCGATCACACCCTGGTCGGACTCCCCCGTACGCATGCAGATGATCGAGGTCGTCCGGGCGGAGGAGACCGGGATCTTGTCGCACGGGAAGATCGGCACCCCGCGCCAGGTCTGGATCCGGCTGCCGTCGACGTCGACGGTCTCGGGCGCCAGGCCCCGCCGGTTGAGCTCGCGCCCGAAGGCGGCGATGGCGTGCGGGTGTGCGAGGAAGAGCTTGGAGCCGCGGCGGCGGGAGAGCAGCTCGTCCAGGTCGTCCGGGCCGGGCACGCCGTCGTGGGGCTGGATCCGCTGCCCGTAGTCGCAGTTGGCGAGGAGGCCGAACTCCCGGTGGTTGACCAGCTCGTGCTCCTGGCGCTCGCGCAGCGCCTCGACCGTGAGCCGCAGCTGGTGCTCGGTCTGGTCCATCGGGTGGTTGTAGAGGTCGGCCACGCGGGAGTGGACCTTCAGGACGGTCTGGGCGACGCTCAGCTCGTACTCGCGCGGGGAGGCCTCGTAGTCCACGTACGTGTGCGGGACGACGGCCTCGCCGACATGGCCGGCGGAGAGGTTGATCGCGGCCTCGCCGTAGGCGTTGGTGCGCTGCTGGGGCAGGGCGGTGACCCCCGCGAGCTGCGCGGCCAGGGAGGCGGCCCGCCCGGCGAGGGCGAGCACGTCGGCGCGGGTGAGTTCCAGGACCGTGCAGGCGGTGGCCGCCCGGGCGGTCCACTCCCAGGTGGCGTCCTCGTCGACGAGGGCGTCCTCGCCGAAGTAGGCGCCGTCGGCGAGGACGCCGAGGACGGCCTCGTCCCCGTACGGCCCCGCGCCGATCTGCTCGACCTTGCCGTGGGCGAGGAGGAGGACCCGGTCGGTGCTCTCGCCGCGGGTGGCGATGACCTCGCCCGCGGCGAACTCGCGCTGGTGGCAGCGGCCGGCCAGCTCGGCGAGGGCGTCCTCGTCCCCGTATCCGCGGAGGGCGGGGAGTTCGCCGAGCTCGGCCGGGATGACGGCGACCCGTCCCCCGGTCTGCACGAAGGTGACGCGGCCGTCCCCCACCGTGTAGCTCAGCCTGCGGTTCACCCGGTAGGTCCCGCCCTGGACCTGCACCCAGGGCAGCGCGCGCAGCAGCCACCGGGAGGAGATCTCCTGCATCTGCGGGGCCGACTTGGTGGTGGACGCGAGGTTCCGCGCGGCGGCCGTGCCGAGACTCTGCTGCGGTGCCGCCTGGTCCGTGCGGACCTCGTCGCCAACCGAACCAACGGACATGGAACTCCCTCTCGTATGACAGATCTGCGAGAGGAAGCCTTTCAGCACGGAGAGTGCGTGCGCCATTACACAAAAGAGTGGGAGTTGACAGCGTTCCGCTGGGCATGGCGCGCGATTTCCACTCGAACAGCGCACGCCGGTGCGCGCCCATACGCGCCCCTTCACCCCAGGTTGTCCGGATCGGCTCGCACACGGCCCGAACGAATGGCAGCGGAGCGCACCGCTCCGGTACCCCGGAGGCACCGGTTTCCCCCTGCTGAAAGGAGCCGGTCATGTCCTCACCCATGTCCGCGAACCGCTTCCTCGACGCGCTGCGCGGCGAGGGTCTCGACGTCGTCGAGGTCGGCGACTGGCGCACCCACAACCGCAACCACAAGGGCCCATGGGGCCCCGTGCACGGCGTGATGATCCACCACACCGTCACCCGGGGCACCGCCAACACCGTCCGCATCTGCCGGGACGGCTACGCGTCCCTGCCCGGACCGCTCTGCCACGGCGTGATCGCCAAGGACGGCAGCGTCCACCTGGTCGGCTACGGCAGGGCCAACCACGCCGGTCTCGGCGACGACGAGGTGCTGCGGGCGGTCATCGCCGAGAAGGGCCTCCCGCCGGACAACGAGGCCACCACCGACGGCAACCGGCACTTCTACGGCTTCGAGTGCGAGAACCTCGGCGACGGGGTGGACCCGTGGCCCAAGGTCCAGCTGGACGCCATCGCCAAGGCCGCGGCGGCCGTCTGCCGGGTGCACGGCTGGACCCAGCGCTCGGTGATCGGGCACCTGGAGTGGCAGCCGGGCAAGGTCGATCCGCGCGGCTTCACCATGGCGTCGATGCGCGAGCGGATCGCCGAGAGGCTGCGCTGACCCGCCGCCCGGGGCACGTCCCCGGGCCGTCCGGGGCCGTCCGGGAGAATGGCCGGGTGAACGCGCCCGACCTCGAACGCCTGCGGCCCCGGCTCCCCTCCCCCCTGGAGCCGGTCGAGGACGAGCGCTTCGCCCGGCACGGCCTGACGCTGCTGCTCAAGCGCGACGACCTGATCCACCCGGACCTGCCGGGCAACAAGTGGCGCAAGCTGGCGCTCAACCTCCGCGCGGCCGAAGGCCGCCCGGTGCTCACCTTCGGCGGCGCGTACTCCAACCACCTGCGCGCGACCGCCGCCGCGGGCCGGCTGCTCGGCTTCCCGACGATCGGCGTCGTGCGCGGCGACGAGCTGGCCGGCCGGCCGCTGAACCCCTCGCTCGCGCGGTGCGCGGCGGACGGGATGCGCCTGCTGTTCGTGGACCGCGCCGCGTACCGCGCCAAGCACGAGCCCGCCGTCCTGGCCGGGCTCCTGGAGCGGGCCCCCGGGGCGCCGGGGGACGTGTACGTGGTGCCCGAGGGCGGCAGCAACGCGCTCGCCGTCGAGGGCTGCGCGGAGCTCGGCCGCGAGCTGGCGGGCGGGGCCGACGTGGCCGCGGTCGCCTGCGGGACGGGCGGCACCCTGGCCGGTCTGGCGGCCGGCTTCCCCGGCCCGGTGCTGGGCGTCCCGGTCCTCCGGGGCGGCTTCCTCGGAGGGGAGGTGCGCGCCCTCCAGGAGGCGGCGTTCGGCGGCCCGCGCGGCGACTGGCGGCTGGACGAGCGCTTCCACTGCGGGGGCTACGCCCGGACCACCCCGGAGCTCGACGCCTTCGCGGACGCCTTCGGGGCGCGGCATGGACTCGCCATCGAGCGGCTGTATGTCGCCAAATTGCTCCACGGACTCGTCACCCTCGCCGAGGAGGGCGCCTTCGCCCCCGGCACCCGGATCGCGGCCGTGGTCACCGGCTCCCCGGAGCCTCAGGCGGACTCCTCCCGGTAGGCCGCGGCCTCCTCCAGGTCGAGCCGGCGCAGCAGGGTGCGCATCATCTCGTCGTCGATGCGGCGGGCGTCGCGCAGCTGTACGAACACCTCGCGCTCGGCGTCGATCATCTCGCGGGCCAGTCGGCGGTAGGTGTCGTCGGCGGTCTCGCCGGTGAGCTCGTTGACGGCGCCGAGCCGCTCCCAGACGGCGTTGCGGCGCCGTTCCAGGACGGTGCGGAGCCGGTCGGCGAGGGGCGGCGGAAGGGTGTTGGCCGGATCGGCGAGGAGCGCGTCGAGCCGCTCCTCCGCGGCCTGCGAGGCCTCGCTCTGGGCCTGCGCCTCGGCGAGGGTCTCCTGGTAGCGGTCGCGTCCGGGCAGCTTCAGGACGCGGATGAGCGGCGGCAGGGTGAGGCCCTGGACGACGAGGGTGCCGATCACGGTGGTGAAGGTGAGGAAGAGGACCAGGTTGCGGGCCGGGAACTCGACCCCGTCGGTGACGACCGGGATGGAGAAGGCGATGGCGAGCGAGACGACCCCGCGCATGCCGGCCCAGCCGACGACCAGCGGCGCCCGCCAGTCCACCTCGGGTTCCCGTTCCCGGATGCGCGCGGACGTCCAGCGGGGCAGGAAGGTCGCGGGGTAGACCCAGACGAAGCGGACGACGACCACGGCCACGAAGACGCCGGCCGCGTACCAGGCCGCCTCCCCGATGCCGTACGGGCCGAGGCCCTGGACGACGTACGGCAGCTGGAGGCCGATCAGCGCGAAGACGGCGGACTCCAGGACGAAGGCGACCATCTTCCAGACCGCCTCCTCCTGGAGCCGGGTGGCGAAGTCGACCTTCCAGTTCTTGTGCCCGAGGAAGAGGCCGACCACGACGACGGCGAGCACCCCGGAGGCCCCGACCTCCTCGGCGGCGGCGTAGGCGATGAAGGGGATCAGCAGCGAGAGGGTGTTCTGCAGCAGGGCCTCGCGCAGGTGGGTGCGGAGCCAGTGGATGGGGACCATCAGGATCAGTCCGACGCCGATGCCGCCGACCGCGGCGAGCATGAACTCGCCGAAGCCGCCCGCCCAGCTGATGCCCTCCCCCACGGCCGCGGCGAGCGCGACCTTGTACGCGGTGATGGCGGTGGCGTCGTTCACCAGGGACTCGCCCTGGAGGATCGTGGTGATCCGGTTCGGCAGGCCGAGCCTGCGGGCGATGGCGGTGGCGGCGACGGCGTCCGGCGGGGCGACGACCGCGCCGAGGACGAGCGCCGCGGTCAGCGGCAGGTCGGGCACGAGGACGTACGCGAGCCAGCCGACCGCGACCGTCGCGAAGAGCACGTAGCCGACGGAGAGCAGGGCGACCGGCCGGATGTTGGCCCTCAGGTCGAGGTACGAGGACTCGACGGCGGCCGTGTAGAGCAGCGGCGGCAGGATCAGCGGCAGCACGATGTGCGGGTCGAGGGTGTAGTCCGGCACCCCGGGCAGATAGGACGCGACGAGGCCGACGGCGACGAGGAGCAGCGGTGCGGGCACCGGGGTGCGCCGGGCGAACCCCGCCACCGCGGCGCTCGCCGCGACCAGTGCCACCAGCTGCAGTGCGTCCATGCCAGGTCCCGTCCGTGCGCTTGCGTCACTCCCGCTGTGTCACTCCCGCCACAACGTAACCTGGCCATCATGAGCGAGTGCCCGCACGTTGCCGAAATGCCGCGCCCCGAACCGGCGCCGCTGCACGCCACCTGTCCGGAGTGCCTGGCCGACGGCACCCATCCCGTCCAGCTGCGGCTCTGCCTCAGCTGCGGGCACGTGGGCTGCTGCGACTCCTCGCTGGGGCGGCACGCGACGGCGCACTTCACCGCGACCGGACACCCGGTGATGCGGACCTTCGAGCCGAACGAGCGCTGGCGCTGGTGCTTCGTGGACGGTTCGATCGTCTGACGGCTGGGTACGTCACCCCTCCGCGGGTTCTCCGCGGCCGCCGGGCGGGGGCCGGTACTCCGGGCCCCCGGCGACACGGCGGGACGGATCGCGATAGCGTCTCGGCGGACTGCGCAACCCACTGCGTACCGCCTGGTTCGGGGGGTTCTTCCCCGGACCCCGAAAGAGCTTGTGCCACCTTGGAGGTGAGGGTGTCCCAGATCGCAGGCGAGCCCGGGACCCAGGACTTCGTGGAAGTCCGGCTGCCCGCTGCGGGTGCCTACCTGTCCGTGCTGCGTACGGCCACGGCCGGTCTCGCGGCGCGTTTGGACTTCACCCTCGACGAGATCGAGGACCTGCGCATCGCCGTCGACGAGGCGTGCGCGATCCTGCTCCAGCAGGCCGTGCCGGGATCGGTGCTCAGCTGTGTCTTCCGGCTGGTCGACGACTCCCTCGACGTCACGGTCTCGGCCCCGACGACGGACGGCCGGGCCCCGGAGCGGGACACCTTCGCCTGGACGGTGCTCTCGGCACTGGCCGGCAAGGTGGAGTCGTCCGTGGCGGAGGACCGTACGGTCTCCATCAGCCTGTACAAACAGCGCGGCGCGGGGCCAGGCCCGGCGTGAGGCGCGGGGACGCGACGGCCGGCATCCCTGAGCAGCAGGCACGGCCGCATCCGGATGCCGAGGCCGGGTCGGTCTCGGTCGAGACTGGAGTCGAGGTCGCTACGGATCACGCGGAGCAGGCGGACCAGATGAGCGAGCAGGACCAGCACAACGAGGCTCCGGGCATCCCGGAGGCTGCCGGGGGCCAGGAGGCTCCCGGGCCGCAGGCGACGTCCGCGCCCGCCGGGGCCGCGGAGCCTTCGGAGGGTGCGGAGGCTTCCGCGGCCTCCGACGCCCAGGAGGGCGCCGGGGCCTCCGACGTCCCGGAGCCCCCGGCGACCCCCGATCCGCACGACCGCAGCGGGGCCCGGGCGCTCTTCATCGAGCTGCGCGCCCTGCCGGAGGGCTCCGCGGAGAAGGCCGCGCTGCGCGACCGGCTGGTGCGGATGCACCTGCCGCTGGTGGAGCACCTGGCCCGCCGCTTCCGCAACCGCGGCGAGCCGCTGGACGACCTGACCCAGGTCGCGACGATCGGCCTGATCAAGTCGGTGGACCGGTTCGACCCGGACCGGGGCGTGGAGTTCTCCACGTACGCGACGCCCACGGTGGTCGGCGAGATCAAGCGCCACTTCCGTGACAAGGGCTGGGCGGTACGGGTCCCCCGGCGCCTCCAGGAGCTGCGGCTCTCCCTGACGACGGCGACCGCGGAGCTCTCGCAGCAGCACGGAAGGTCACCGACCGTGCACGAGCTCGCGGAACGGCTCGGGATCTCGGAGGAGGAGGTCCTGGAGGGCCTGGAGTCGGCCAACGCCTACTCGACGCTCTCCCTGGACGTGCCGGACACGGACGACGAGTCGCCCGCGGTCGCGGACACGCTGGGCGCGGAGGACGAGGCGCTGGAGGGGGTCGAGTACCGGGAGTCGCTCAAGCCGCTCCTGGAGGACCTGCCGCCGCGCGAGAAGCGGATCCTGCTGCTGCGCTTCTTCGGGAACATGACCCAGTCGCAGATCGCGCAGGAGGTCGGCATCTCGCAGATGCACGTCTCCCGGCTGCTCGCCCGGACGCTGGCGCAGCTGCGGGAGAAGCTGCTGGTCGAGGAGTGACCCCGTGACGCCGTGACGCCGTGACTCCGTGACCGCCTGTCCGGTGCCCCCCGGGTGCGGTGACCCCCGGTCCGGTGCCCCCCGGTGCGGTGACCGGCCAGGGCCCGGACCTACCGGGACCTACCCGGACCTACCGGGCCGGGTCCTGGCCGGGGCGCCGGATGCCGAGTGCCTCGGTCGTGGACGGGCTCACCAGCAGGACGAGCCCGGTCACGGCGAGCACGGCGAGCGCGATGCCGGCCGGGATCATGACGCTGTTCGCCTGGAGCAGCTGCCAGGCGACCGGCAGCGCGAGGACCTGGGTGATGACCGCGGGGCCCCGGGCCCAGGAGC
The DNA window shown above is from Streptomyces showdoensis and carries:
- a CDS encoding LysR family transcriptional regulator, giving the protein MELEVRHLRALCAIADTGSLHKAARQLGVSQPSLTTQLRRIENALGAELFSRTRTGCHPTPLGRTVLGRARPLVDGMTALITETRAAAARTGGPALRVGSTASRALPGWLRRLRTCLPDNDIALRVDVSAHALLRTVAAGRLDLAFVHEVEGCPLRVPPGLKGRVLVEREPQFISMAHDHPAAAREVVELADLAGDRWAVDPAVDGEWDGLHRVLRAAGLDPPLLHADYHTAASLIALGEAVAPCQPTSGPREDMAVRPLRGDPLAVRLLLYAAPGVPLDRPYAELAAAYREAALGAAPYRRWLRAGGTAGPCMMTA
- the snpA gene encoding snapalysin produces the protein MRHPKILTSLLTAALGAGLTLSLGAAPATAVASPAPYAGYAGSSAEAKANQAFFDAVMKSVAKKRAAAPGAAAVTVVYSAANAPSFRTQISRSAQIWNGSVVNVRLVEGSNPDFTYYEGNDSRGSYASTDGHGNGYIFLDYRQNQQYNSTRVTAHETGHVLGLPDHYSGPCSELMSGGGPGTSCQNAYPNAQERSRVDQLWRYGLASAFKTP
- a CDS encoding group II truncated hemoglobin, with translation MPEERSTTLYEAVGGAEALRRLSGTFYEAVLADPLLAPVFVRFTPAHVEHVAVWLAEVFSGPEDFTARHGGHHALLTAHLGLAITEEQRLRWMELMTAAVAKELPDDALLRRRVVEYFDWGTRIAKDVSASAPGTDLGEPGPTPRWGWDGLA
- a CDS encoding DUF6304 family protein, which translates into the protein MSSESTEVWTGWYRDRLGAEAIVIAADGSHVATRIRGIEYTGASFAALRAADEGGQPLGGCVLEWDLPLPVVADGATQQATLSCLLTLGERADLSLTLHYGGAAFESGIAGTDFEEALARVGRQLPPGTEFGRRLLRTAV
- a CDS encoding dihydrofolate reductase family protein, encoding MRKLSYYVACTLDGFIGDPHGDASSMFQFIDEEYAAFMNSEYPETIPTAFRESFGLAGVPNKRFDTVIQGLGSYRLALDAGVVSPYAHLREIVATRSLAESPDPNVELVAGDLVARVRELKAEDGPLGIWLCGGAQVAGQLADEIDELVIKSYPQVYGSGMPMFGAGFGIRDFALEDVRSFGNGVVVRTYTRKR
- a CDS encoding family 2 encapsulin nanocompartment cargo protein polyprenyl transferase; this encodes MTTISADAATGGQGAVLLLDRTRSVVDPQLRSTVESLPESIRRIAMYHFGWEHADGTPAEGAGGKAIRPALVLAATRAFGADPAPAVKAAAAVELAHNFTLLHDDIVDEDPTRRHRATAWTVFGIPDALMAGDAMSALALRLLAEDPHPASTAAAARLAACVIELCAGQQADCAFERRGPREVGLDEVVAMATAKTGALLGCACAVGALYAGAGEEEVAAMDAFGREAGLAFQLIDDLIGIWGDPGRTGKPAGADLVARKKSLPVVAALVSGTPAGEELAELYARPVLDAAAVRAAADAIERAGARDWAQAQAAERMARAVEQLSRAVPDLAAAGDLLALAEFVTRRNR
- a CDS encoding family 2B encapsulin nanocompartment shell protein, whose protein sequence is MSVGSVGDEVRTDQAAPQQSLGTAAARNLASTTKSAPQMQEISSRWLLRALPWVQVQGGTYRVNRRLSYTVGDGRVTFVQTGGRVAVIPAELGELPALRGYGDEDALAELAGRCHQREFAAGEVIATRGESTDRVLLLAHGKVEQIGAGPYGDEAVLGVLADGAYFGEDALVDEDATWEWTARAATACTVLELTRADVLALAGRAASLAAQLAGVTALPQQRTNAYGEAAINLSAGHVGEAVVPHTYVDYEASPREYELSVAQTVLKVHSRVADLYNHPMDQTEHQLRLTVEALRERQEHELVNHREFGLLANCDYGQRIQPHDGVPGPDDLDELLSRRRGSKLFLAHPHAIAAFGRELNRRGLAPETVDVDGSRIQTWRGVPIFPCDKIPVSSARTTSIICMRTGESDQGVIGLHQAGLPDEIEPGLSTRFMGIDEQAIVSYLVTAYYSAAVLVPDALGVLENVEISRRH
- a CDS encoding peptidoglycan recognition protein family protein — encoded protein: MSSPMSANRFLDALRGEGLDVVEVGDWRTHNRNHKGPWGPVHGVMIHHTVTRGTANTVRICRDGYASLPGPLCHGVIAKDGSVHLVGYGRANHAGLGDDEVLRAVIAEKGLPPDNEATTDGNRHFYGFECENLGDGVDPWPKVQLDAIAKAAAAVCRVHGWTQRSVIGHLEWQPGKVDPRGFTMASMRERIAERLR